The genome window CGACTTGGCGATACGTCGTCACACGCTCGGGATTCCAAATCACTTGCACCTTCACGTCCGCTGCAGCCACCCGCAACGAACCCGCCAACTTTTCTGAAAAGTCCTGTGCGGCATCCTCCGCCGAATTCAGGAAGCCATAGCGTCCGTCACCATTGCGTGTGATCTCTTCCAATAGCGCATCATTATAATCGTCCCAACCGATACCAAAGGCATCTAGAGCGACCCCTTGCTTGCGTTGCTCGACTACTAAGTCAGCCAACGCAGTGCCATCGACATCACCTAAGTTCGCCGCGCCATCCGTCATTAGAATCACGCGATTGCTCGCAGCCGGATCAAAGTTACGTTGCGCATTCTCATACGCCGCAGACAGACCCGCCTCCAAATTGGTGCCGCCTTCCGGACGATATGCCAGTGCCTGATCGACAGCCACCTGTTGCGCATCGTGCGTGCTCGCATTTGCGATGAGCTTCGGTTGACGCGCGAACAGCACGATACTGAGTTCATCCTGCGGCTGCAGCTTATCCTTTAGCGACTGTAAGCTCTGCTCCAAAATCGCACGACGATCCGGACGCTGCATTGAGCCAGAATTATCCACCAACAAATGCAGGTTCAATGGCTGCGCCTTCATCCGGCCTGCGGCCTGCGTCTGCAACGAGAAACGAATCACCTGACGACCATGCGCATACGGCAGATCTGCAATTTCCCAATTCAACGAGACCGCCTCATTCCCTTGAGGAATCGGATCACGATAATCAAAGCTGTTCACGAATTCCTCTGATCGAATCAACGATGCATCCGGCACCCGTGAGCTGTTCAACGCAGCCTGCGCCAACTTAAAGGAGACATTACTCACGTTCAGCGAGAAGGTTGAGATCGGTGCATCAACGGTTTGTTTTTCAGCTTTGGGTGTGAGCGTGGCTTTCTGCTTTTTAGGCGCTGCTGCCATCGCAACTGCCGGTTGAACACGAATCCCCGAATCAGTCACTTCATATGAGTGGTTCACTTGCTGCGTAACGAATTCCACAATTCGATCCAGGTTTAAATTGCGCAGTGAGATGTTAACACGAGGATCCTTTCCATTTACAGGCGTAAACTCAATCGGGACGCCAACCTGCTCTGGGTCATATTCAACCGACAGTTCATTCAGAGTCGCAATCACCTGACTGAGCGGCATTCCACTGAAGTTAACCCGCGGGATCACAATGGACTTCTCTTTGTGTAGGATAGAAGAATTCACCACCTCATCTGACTCGCCCTCCACATCAAACACCTTAGGTCGCTCCCACGACTGAGAAACCTGAGCAAGCATCTGCTGACGAGTCATACCCTTTTGACGATCCTTCACTTCACTTGTAATCTGGCCGATACGTCCCTGAAATAACTGAGCCTCGCGATTCGAAGGATCTTGAGACTGAACTTCTGCAAATGTCGCAGCAGCCCCATCATAGTCGCCATTAAGATATTGCTTACGTCCTAGCTTCAGCAACTCAGCAGGCTTCTCCGAAGCAGTCGCAGGCCCCGCATACGGATCCGCAACTTTCATCAAAGTGCCAAGAGTCACGTTTGGCGGAACCCCACGATTCACAACAAAGTCTTGCGGTGTGCCAGCAGTAATCGAAATAACACCTTCTGGCCCAGAATACTCACCATCATAATAGATCGGCTCGCCTGCATATAAATGCTCTTCAACGACCGTCCCACGGCTGACTACCGCTGACGATTGACTCGGCGCCGCAAACCGATCCACAAATCCTTTAGAGCGTTCTCCCGCATAGCCACCGCTCGATGGCGCGGCGAAGGCATCCACTGGTGGAGACGATGGCCGAGGCGCATTCGTCACTACAGGCCGCGCACTTCGAGCCGCGAATGGATCAACTGGGCCAGAAGCATCATAATCCGTATCCGCCATAACCACTCCAGAGCCACCCGCTCGGCCTAAGTTCAGGTCCCCCATTGCCAGCAATCCGTCCTTCCCATCCATAGAACTTGCATCATTGCCGACAAATTCAGAAAGCGTCTCCTCCGCTAGATCCATCCTCCGCTTCTCTTTTTTGAAACCATCACTCTGCACAGTGCCATAAGCAACCGAAGAAGCGTCACTCTCTATTTTGTCCACCTCCGACGCACGTATCTGTTGGCTCCTCCACCTGGAAGAGTCCCCCTCGTCAGCATCCCTTAAGCTTCCACCTAGTGGTGACGAACCACCTCCGATACCATGACTCGTATTCATCTCGAATGAGTCCGAAATTTCCTGTTCAGCAACTTCCACGCCCCAAGCTGATTGCGAAGCAACAGGCTGAGGAATCGACTTGCTACGTGGAGAGAGCTTTATGGCATGGGGCGTTTGTGGCGCAGCCTTAAGGCTCTCCATCGGAAGTTCCGGAGCTAAGGCAAAGAGTTCGTCTTTACTGGCCAACACATCCTCAGACGATTCCATATTAAAGGTATGAACCCGCTCTTCGGCTCTAGCCTCATGTTCATAGGCGACCCTGCTGGACTTCATCTTCACAGCACCCACCGTAGGAATTAAAATCCCAGCCAGGATAAACAACACCGCAAACACCGCAGCGATTTCAAAGACACGCATCTTCCATGAGACACGCTTTGGTTCCTCGCGCGGTTCAAACTCCGCGGCGTCCACATCTTGGAAGATCTCTGCCCGACGTTCGGGGCTCAGGCGCATCGCTGCGTTCGCGACGGGCGGCGCAATCTCGTCACGCGCATCATGCACATGGCCAATCAAGACCGCCATGCGGTCGCGGTAAGCCGAGAGCTCGGCATCCACCGTCAGGATCTTCTCCAATTCATCCGCGTCCACTTCGCTGAGTTCGCCAGTCAATAAAGCGACCACACGGAGCTCCAGCTCTTCTCTCAAACTTCTGGGGTCTGAATCACTCATTGTGTAATGCCCTCCTTGTTGAGTTCTAGTTCTAATGATTTGAGCGCGTGGTGTAGACTGTAGCCGACATTGCTAACAGTCATCTCCATGCGCTCCGAAATTTGTTTATAGCTTAAATTATCGATGAATTTGAGCCGCACCAAATGCTGATCGCGCGGTTTCAAGCGCTCAATGCACACCCGCATCAGGCCAGTGCGCTCATCGATTTCAGATAATTCATCGGGTGACGGCGAAGGATCCTCGGGCTCCACCTCTGCCGCATCCTCCGTGCGCGGGAACGGCACCACCTTACTCGACTTACGCAGACTATCGATCGCCAGCCGGCGCACCGTCGTATACAGCCAGGCTTTCGGGTGTTCCACCTCCGCCAAATTCTTTTGCAGCCGTAAAAACGCCTCTTGCACTACATCCTGAGCGAGCTGCTCATTTTTGACCATTTGGTGCGCAAATCCCAGCAACGGCGATTCCAAGTCATGGAACAGCCCAATCAATCGGCGCTGCTGCACGCGCTGAGTCGCCTCATCTGCTGTGCCGGATGAGCTCAAATTGCGTAGGGGTTCGGGGTGAAGGCGTTCATCTTTATAGTTCGTTCTAGTGTGTAGACGGACGAACTGTGACTTTCTTAGAACTTTTTTAGAAAAAGTTACGCATCCCCAGCAACATTGCCACATAAAAGCGTTTGGAACGGCAACTGCGGGAGGGATGGCCTCCGCGCTTGCCGCGTTCTACGCTGCCGTC of Lentimonas sp. CC4 contains these proteins:
- a CDS encoding von Willebrand factor type A domain-containing protein yields the protein MSDSDPRSLREELELRVVALLTGELSEVDADELEKILTVDAELSAYRDRMAVLIGHVHDARDEIAPPVANAAMRLSPERRAEIFQDVDAAEFEPREEPKRVSWKMRVFEIAAVFAVLFILAGILIPTVGAVKMKSSRVAYEHEARAEERVHTFNMESSEDVLASKDELFALAPELPMESLKAAPQTPHAIKLSPRSKSIPQPVASQSAWGVEVAEQEISDSFEMNTSHGIGGGSSPLGGSLRDADEGDSSRWRSQQIRASEVDKIESDASSVAYGTVQSDGFKKEKRRMDLAEETLSEFVGNDASSMDGKDGLLAMGDLNLGRAGGSGVVMADTDYDASGPVDPFAARSARPVVTNAPRPSSPPVDAFAAPSSGGYAGERSKGFVDRFAAPSQSSAVVSRGTVVEEHLYAGEPIYYDGEYSGPEGVISITAGTPQDFVVNRGVPPNVTLGTLMKVADPYAGPATASEKPAELLKLGRKQYLNGDYDGAAATFAEVQSQDPSNREAQLFQGRIGQITSEVKDRQKGMTRQQMLAQVSQSWERPKVFDVEGESDEVVNSSILHKEKSIVIPRVNFSGMPLSQVIATLNELSVEYDPEQVGVPIEFTPVNGKDPRVNISLRNLNLDRIVEFVTQQVNHSYEVTDSGIRVQPAVAMAAAPKKQKATLTPKAEKQTVDAPISTFSLNVSNVSFKLAQAALNSSRVPDASLIRSEEFVNSFDYRDPIPQGNEAVSLNWEIADLPYAHGRQVIRFSLQTQAAGRMKAQPLNLHLLVDNSGSMQRPDRRAILEQSLQSLKDKLQPQDELSIVLFARQPKLIANASTHDAQQVAVDQALAYRPEGGTNLEAGLSAAYENAQRNFDPAASNRVILMTDGAANLGDVDGTALADLVVEQRKQGVALDAFGIGWDDYNDALLEEITRNGDGRYGFLNSAEDAAQDFSEKLAGSLRVAAADVKVQVIWNPERVTTYRQVGYDLHQLKTEDFRDNTVDAAEIGEAEAGTALYVVQINDDPNVIGSLGTLQVRYRDPSTGLYHEQKWPLEMPRAIPSLDVASPALRLATTSALFAERLANNPYARGYSFSELSSLTNDLPEAFPTQQRVVELQNMINNAGMLMGER
- a CDS encoding sigma-70 family RNA polymerase sigma factor, with the protein product MSSSGTADEATQRVQQRRLIGLFHDLESPLLGFAHQMVKNEQLAQDVVQEAFLRLQKNLAEVEHPKAWLYTTVRRLAIDSLRKSSKVVPFPRTEDAAEVEPEDPSPSPDELSEIDERTGLMRVCIERLKPRDQHLVRLKFIDNLSYKQISERMEMTVSNVGYSLHHALKSLELELNKEGITQ